One Triticum dicoccoides isolate Atlit2015 ecotype Zavitan chromosome 5B, WEW_v2.0, whole genome shotgun sequence genomic window carries:
- the LOC119306190 gene encoding uncharacterized protein LOC119306190, translating to MPRLLLFLLLCVSVLAAAPAQAYQDKCDIKAAVRNDSDTGKNEAPGIDDLFYVVDIDELEQATGMELGLSQGDAIEMDQPIPSTSAAFQSPDLINCRAINWTIEERRRACLARIVSHVYSREKKAIPLSPDTGFRLHGEPLEDGDDVYAAIYEYVGQGREDKSAPHLIVAFRGTDLCWKRRGVRDVWFDCLITVDAVKYTGRFKLAYQKLVHLMLDNPGRPVWLTGHSAGASLALHVGTHMVLKKEIKLPTFAFNPPVAILGWFPVPKGVKKLIGPLIPSRRKQSLKLCRWTPVLYVHQRDFFFCRRIIDCLKKPTKLDKWIINLPSLTMCENSAIVQAGGEQCGPHSIKQWFSPNSELNMTCRNIQENRKHTPEALSRFSLGYASNGLHAIYQGYEFPLFSSDVPQAP from the exons ATGCCGCGGCtcctcctctttctcctccttTGCGTCTCGGTGTTGGCCGCTGCACCTGCACAGGCCTATCAAGACAAGTGCGACATCAAAGCCGCCGTCAGGAACGATTCAGACACCGGCAAAAATGAG GCGCCCGGGATCGACGATCTGTTCTATGTTGTGGACATCGACGAGCTCGAGCAGGCCACCGGCATGGAATTGGGTTTGTCTCAGGGTGATGCTATCGAAATGGACCAACCTATTCCTAGTACCAGCGCCGCCTTCCAATCACCGGATTTGATCAACTGCCGGGCGATCAACTG GACGATTGAGGAGCGCCGTCGTGCTTGTCTGGCCCGCATTGTCAGTCATGTTTACTCCAGGGAGAAGAAAGCTATCCCCCTAAGTCCCGACACAGGCTTCCGCCTCCACGGGGAGCCGCTCGAGGACGGCGACGACGTCTATGCTGCCATCTACGAGTACGTGGGCCAAGGCCGTGAGGACAAGTCCGCTCCACACTTGATCGTCGCCTTCCGAGGCACCGACCTGTGCTGGAAACGGAGGGGGGTGAGGGACGTCTGGTTCGACTGCCTAATTACTGTAGACGCCGTCAAGTACACCGGTCGCTTCAAGCTCGCCTACCAAAAGCTCGTCCACCTCATGCTGGATAATCCAGGTCGCCCCGTTTGGCTCACCGGGCACTCTGCCGGCGCGTCCCTGGCGCTGCACGTGGGGACTCATATGGTGCTCAAGAAGGAGATCAAGCTCCCGACTTTCGCCTTCAACCCACCGGTGGCCATACTTGGCTGGTTTCCCGTTCCCAAGGGCGTAAAGAAGCTCATTGGACCGCTGATCCCATCCAGGCGCAAGCAATCGTTGAAGCTGTGCAGGTGGACTCCGGTGCTGTACGTGCACCAAAGAGACTTCTTCTTCTGCAGGAGGATCATTGATTGCTTGAAGAAGCCGACCAAGTTGGACAAGTGGATCATCAACCTGCCGTCCCTGACCATGTGTGAGAACTCCGCCATTGTCCAAGCCGGGGGAGAGCAGTGTGGACCACACAGCATTAAACAGTGGTTTAGTCCCAATAGTGAGCTCAACATGACCTGTCGAAATATCCAAGAAAATCGGAAGCATACTCCTGAGGCTCTCAGCCGGTTCAGCCTAGGCTATGCTAGCAACGGCTTACATGCTATATATCAGGGCTATGAATTTCCTCTCTTCAGCTCAGATGTACCACAAGCACCCTAA